One segment of Paramormyrops kingsleyae isolate MSU_618 chromosome 8, PKINGS_0.4, whole genome shotgun sequence DNA contains the following:
- the LOC111852049 gene encoding guanylin-like: MNTKLTLAVLLAVFCIVSQAVQVKEEDFTFSLESVKMLKELIDAIVTRNPSPRLADTMTRAVCVHPALPDEFKPLCRSKKASMSIYRLGVVAQNSDICEICAFAACTGC; the protein is encoded by the exons ATGAATACAAAGCTTACACTCGCTGTTCTACTCGCAGTTTTTTGCATAGTCTCTCAGGCTGTCCAGGTTAAG GAGGAAGACTTCACCTTCTCACTGGAGTCCGTGAAAATGCTGAAAGAGCTGATAGACGCCATCGTCACCAGAAACCCCAGCCCACGGCTGGCGGACACCATGACCAGAGCCGTCTGCGTCCACCCTGCCTTGCCTGATGAATTCAAACCCCTGTGTAGGAGCAAGAAGGCGAGCATGTCAATATACCGACTTG GTGTCGTGGCACAAAATTCGGACATATGCGAGATCTGCGCATTCGCCGCCTGCACCGGCTGCTGA